The Capra hircus breed San Clemente chromosome 2, ASM170441v1, whole genome shotgun sequence genome window below encodes:
- the LOC102183471 gene encoding probable cation-transporting ATPase 13A2 (The sequence of the model RefSeq protein was modified relative to this genomic sequence to represent the inferred CDS: added 32 bases not found in genome assembly), with product MSADSSPLVGSTPAGYGTLTIETSTDPLSSSVSSERLSGYCGSPWRAVGYHAVVWTLAGLPLLLFRWKPLWAVRLRLRPCTLARAEILVIETRDREDSSWQLCTVQVQTEAIGADSLQPPPQTRAEDGRSGAAVGAEPEDAWKDTARLHRPEEQRRLRYYVFRGQRYVWIETQQAFRQVSLLDHSRTCDD from the exons acagcagcccgctCGTGGGCAGCACGCCCGCCGGCTATGGGACCCTGACGATCGAGACATCTACAGATCCCCTCAGCTCCTCAGTTTCATCCGAG AGGCTCAGCGGCTACTGTGGCAGTCCGTGGAGAGCCGTCGGCTACCACGCCGTGGTCTGGACGCTGGCGGGGCTCCCTTTGCTCCTGTTCCGGTGGAAGCCCCTGTGGGCGGTGCGCCTGCGGCTCCGGCCCTGCACCCTGGCCCGCGCCGAAATACTCGTCATCGAAACAAGAGACAGAGAG GATAGTTCATGGCAGCTCTGTACGGTCCAAGTGCAGACGGAGGCCATTGGCGCTGACAG CCTGCAGCCGCCCCCACAGACGCGGGCAGAGGATGGCCGGAGCGGGGCGGCTGTGGGGGCAGAGCCAGAGGACGCCTGGAAGGACACCGCACGGCTCCACAGGCCTGAAGAGCAG CGGAGGCTGCGCTACTACGTCTTCCGAGGCCAGCGCTACGTCTGGATAGAGACCCAGCAGGCCTTCCGCCAAGTCAG